From Chryseobacterium joostei, the proteins below share one genomic window:
- a CDS encoding OsmC family protein: MAVTVKASLGKTKYYTEVTAGENTIITDEPIDKGGQNKGFNPMEILATSLASCTAATLRMYIERKEWDVENINVEVELENFPLTKRAIFSRNISFEGILDDEQMKRLHTIADACPVHKILTNDIEILTKFS; the protein is encoded by the coding sequence ATGGCGGTAACGGTAAAAGCAAGTTTAGGAAAAACAAAATATTATACTGAGGTAACAGCCGGTGAAAACACCATCATTACTGATGAACCTATAGATAAAGGCGGACAGAATAAGGGGTTCAATCCCATGGAAATTCTGGCAACATCCTTGGCAAGCTGTACGGCAGCAACCCTTAGAATGTACATTGAAAGAAAAGAATGGGATGTGGAAAACATCAACGTAGAAGTGGAACTCGAAAATTTCCCGTTAACCAAAAGAGCTATTTTTAGCAGAAACATCAGTTTTGAAGGAATTCTGGATGATGAGCAGATGAAAAGACTGCACACCATCGCAGACGCCTGTCCTGTTCATAAAATATTAACAAACGATATAGAAATACTAACTAAATTCTCATAA
- a CDS encoding (4Fe-4S)-binding protein — protein sequence METHEYPNGDITVIWQPQKCIHSAVCVKLLPNVYNPKDRPWIKAGNATPEELKKQIDQCPSGALSYKFNTER from the coding sequence ATGGAAACACACGAATATCCTAACGGCGACATTACTGTCATCTGGCAGCCTCAAAAGTGTATCCACTCGGCTGTATGTGTAAAGCTACTTCCCAACGTCTATAATCCAAAAGACAGACCTTGGATAAAAGCAGGAAATGCTACTCCTGAAGAACTAAAAAAACAAATAGACCAATGCCCTTCCGGAGCATTAAGTTATAAATTCAATACAGAAAGATAA
- a CDS encoding TMEM175 family protein — protein sequence MTKGRLEAFSDGVLAIIITIMVLELKVPEGASWGSLKPLLPKFLAYIFSFIYVGIYWNNHHHLFQTVKKVNGSILWANLHLLFWLSLMPVATEWIGTTGFAKNPVATYGIGLIMCAIAYTILENLIIRNEGENSKLKEAINFKAKEYISIIFYVLGIATSFFYPYIAIGFYYLVALIWLIPDRRIEKSLKEN from the coding sequence ATGACTAAGGGAAGACTGGAGGCGTTCAGTGATGGTGTTTTAGCGATCATCATCACAATTATGGTCCTGGAATTGAAGGTTCCCGAAGGAGCTAGCTGGGGAAGCCTGAAGCCGCTTCTTCCAAAGTTTTTGGCCTATATTTTCAGTTTTATCTATGTGGGAATATATTGGAACAATCACCATCATTTGTTTCAAACGGTAAAAAAAGTAAACGGCAGTATTCTTTGGGCTAACCTGCATCTTTTGTTTTGGTTATCCCTGATGCCTGTTGCCACAGAATGGATAGGAACAACCGGTTTTGCAAAAAATCCTGTTGCCACTTATGGTATAGGGCTTATCATGTGCGCCATTGCCTACACCATTCTGGAGAATCTTATTATCCGCAATGAGGGTGAAAATTCAAAGCTAAAAGAGGCTATAAATTTTAAAGCAAAAGAGTATATCTCTATTATATTTTACGTCCTTGGAATCGCTACTTCATTTTTTTATCCTTATATTGCCATAGGTTTTTATTATCTCGTGGCTCTCATATGGCTGATTCCGGACAGAAGAATCGAAAAATCATTAAAAGAAAATTAA
- a CDS encoding NADPH-dependent FMN reductase, producing MKILAFAGSTSSTSINRELVKFVLKDFQNEEINLIDLNDFTMPVFSVDLEKKGFPDEAHHFLKVIEECDVIICSLAEHNRSYSAAFKNVFDWSSRINVKVFQNKPMLLMSTSPGGYGGGNVMNTAKTFFPQFAADIKDTFSLPKFYENFDLESGVINPDMLSELKSKIENFKNQIKTND from the coding sequence ATGAAAATATTAGCGTTTGCAGGAAGCACCTCATCTACTTCAATTAACAGAGAACTCGTAAAGTTTGTGTTGAAAGATTTTCAGAATGAAGAAATCAATCTGATTGACCTTAACGATTTCACGATGCCTGTTTTTTCCGTAGACCTTGAAAAGAAAGGATTTCCGGATGAAGCCCATCATTTTTTAAAGGTGATTGAAGAATGCGATGTCATTATCTGTTCACTGGCTGAGCATAACAGATCTTACAGTGCAGCATTTAAAAATGTTTTCGATTGGTCATCACGGATCAATGTAAAGGTATTTCAGAACAAGCCTATGCTTCTTATGAGTACTTCACCCGGAGGCTATGGTGGCGGAAATGTTATGAATACGGCAAAAACATTTTTCCCACAGTTTGCAGCAGATATTAAGGATACTTTTTCATTACCTAAGTTTTATGAGAATTTTGACCTTGAAAGCGGGGTGATTAATCCTGATATGCTCAGCGAACTGAAATCAAAGATTGAAAACTTTAAAAACCAGATTAAAACCAATGACTAA
- a CDS encoding pirin family protein, producing the protein MSNIGLIIEEKAADIGNFLVGRLLPFREKRAVGPFVFIDHMGPSELKDYQNLDVPPHPHIGLSTLTYLLEGSIFHRDSIGSAVEIKPGAVNWMTAGKGVVHSERTPEYLRHSDKRLHGFQIWVGLPKHLEQSEPTFHHIEENDIPVWEEEGIQYKLIAGEAFGRTSPVPVHSKLFFLEIKTKEPKKISIGKDLYGEAAMYVLDGTVTTEGNSYGSKQLMIAKDTKLCEFEMSENGTVYLFGGEPFDEERFIFWNFVNSDKEMIDQAKVNWNDQNHDAFPLVPGDEHEYVPLPKAILNRK; encoded by the coding sequence ATGTCAAATATTGGACTTATCATTGAAGAAAAAGCAGCAGATATAGGTAATTTCCTCGTAGGAAGGTTACTTCCATTCCGTGAAAAAAGAGCAGTCGGACCTTTTGTTTTTATTGATCACATGGGACCTTCTGAACTAAAGGACTACCAAAACCTTGATGTTCCTCCACATCCGCATATCGGATTATCTACATTAACGTACCTGCTTGAAGGATCTATTTTCCACAGAGACAGTATCGGAAGTGCTGTAGAAATAAAACCGGGGGCGGTAAACTGGATGACTGCCGGAAAAGGCGTTGTGCATTCAGAAAGAACTCCTGAATACCTTAGACATAGTGACAAAAGACTTCACGGATTTCAAATCTGGGTAGGTCTCCCAAAGCACCTTGAACAATCTGAACCTACTTTCCATCATATTGAGGAGAACGACATTCCTGTTTGGGAGGAGGAAGGAATTCAATATAAGCTTATTGCAGGGGAAGCATTCGGAAGAACATCTCCTGTTCCGGTACACAGCAAGCTATTTTTCCTTGAGATCAAAACAAAGGAGCCAAAAAAGATCAGCATTGGAAAAGATCTTTATGGGGAAGCAGCCATGTATGTTTTGGACGGAACGGTAACCACGGAAGGAAATTCTTATGGTTCAAAACAACTTATGATTGCAAAAGATACCAAGCTGTGTGAGTTTGAAATGAGCGAAAATGGTACTGTTTATCTATTTGGGGGAGAACCTTTCGATGAAGAACGTTTTATCTTCTGGAACTTTGTAAATTCTGACAAGGAAATGATTGATCAGGCCAAGGTAAACTGGAACGATCAGAATCATGATGCATTTCCGTTAGTCCCGGGAGACGAACATGAATATGTTCCACTACCAAAGGCGATTTTAAACAGAAAATAA
- a CDS encoding GNAT family N-acetyltransferase, with product MKPEFENIPLNKTDKRFEINFNGHFAFIDYRETTHQIALIHTEAEPELAGTGAAAAVVEKTLHYIEESGKKLLPFCPYVFAFIKKHPEWKRIVDEKFEGYDKL from the coding sequence ATGAAACCAGAATTTGAAAACATACCCCTTAACAAAACCGATAAAAGATTTGAAATAAACTTCAATGGACACTTTGCTTTTATTGATTATCGTGAAACCACGCATCAGATTGCTTTAATTCATACTGAAGCGGAACCAGAGCTGGCAGGAACAGGTGCAGCCGCAGCCGTAGTGGAAAAAACCCTGCATTATATTGAAGAAAGCGGTAAAAAGCTTCTTCCGTTCTGTCCATACGTTTTTGCCTTTATCAAAAAGCATCCCGAATGGAAACGTATTGTAGATGAAAAATTTGAAGGATATGATAAACTTTAA
- a CDS encoding pirin family protein, whose protein sequence is MATKKVEIVVSPRPAHFVGDGFRVHNFIPGVQGLDMKRMDPFIMLDYNSKFHFNGSEIPRGVGVHPHRGFETVTIAYSGKVEHHDSAGGGGVIGEGDVQWMTAAKGVLHKEYHETEWAKEGGIFQMVQLWVNLPAKDKMSTPKYQAIENSKMEKVDLGENGFVEVIAGEYNGHNGPADTFTPVHMMNAKLKAGGKAEFNFPAHFNTAALVIEGNIIINGDENIKGDHFALFKNEGETFTIEAKEDSIVLIISGEPINEPIYPHGPFVMNSREEIMQAFEDFNTGKFGYLED, encoded by the coding sequence ATGGCAACTAAAAAAGTAGAAATAGTAGTATCTCCAAGACCTGCACACTTCGTAGGTGATGGTTTTAGAGTTCATAATTTTATTCCAGGCGTACAGGGACTAGACATGAAAAGAATGGACCCGTTCATTATGCTTGATTATAATTCAAAATTTCATTTCAACGGTTCAGAAATACCAAGAGGCGTAGGAGTTCATCCACACAGAGGTTTTGAAACGGTAACAATAGCATATAGCGGTAAAGTAGAACATCATGACAGTGCCGGTGGCGGCGGTGTTATTGGTGAAGGTGATGTACAATGGATGACTGCAGCAAAAGGTGTTCTTCACAAGGAATATCATGAAACAGAATGGGCAAAAGAAGGAGGAATTTTTCAGATGGTTCAGCTTTGGGTAAATCTTCCTGCAAAAGATAAAATGAGTACTCCCAAATACCAGGCTATTGAAAACTCCAAAATGGAAAAAGTGGATTTGGGAGAAAATGGATTTGTAGAGGTCATTGCCGGAGAATATAACGGACATAACGGCCCTGCCGATACTTTTACACCGGTTCACATGATGAATGCAAAGCTTAAGGCTGGAGGAAAGGCTGAATTTAATTTTCCGGCTCACTTCAATACGGCAGCCCTGGTTATTGAGGGTAATATCATCATCAACGGAGATGAAAACATTAAGGGAGATCATTTTGCCCTATTTAAAAATGAGGGAGAAACGTTCACTATTGAAGCGAAAGAAGATTCTATAGTTTTAATCATCAGCGGAGAGCCAATTAATGAACCGATCTATCCTCACGGGCCTTTTGTAATGAACTCAAGAGAGGAAATCATGCAGGCATTTGAGGACTTTAATACCGGAAAGTTTGGCTATCTGGAGGATTAG
- a CDS encoding MFS transporter produces the protein MTETSPQPTSIKKILPLILATAIFMQMLDSTILNTSLPSIAKDLHESPLNMQNAIISYVLTLAVFMPASGFLADRFGTKKIFIFSLVLFSLGSLFCSLSQNLTHLVISRVIQGVGGSLMTPVGKLALIKTFDKSELLKAMNFAIIPALIGPVLGPLVGGYMVDYFSWHWIFLINIPMGILGIILGLKFMPNYKSDDVDFDLKGFLIFAAASLLLSISLELFGDIQNITPVLLVFILGFLFLYYYYKHAKRGGNPIFPLNLFQVRTFRVGIVGNLATRLGISSVPLLLPLMIQIAYKQSAVTSGWIIAPMALTAIFGKSSVIKILDKYGYRQTLMVNTFIIGTLICLLAIPDIHTSLYWFVPIIAVLGFFNSIQFTSMNTISIADLRNFQTSSGNSLISVNQQLAIGFGIAFGLIVLKLFENTDLIQGEMHNAFRYTFLTIGILTILSGFVFRRLHISDGKNMKSKEE, from the coding sequence ATGACAGAAACAAGCCCTCAACCTACATCAATAAAGAAAATTTTGCCACTGATTCTGGCCACAGCTATTTTTATGCAAATGCTGGACTCTACCATTCTGAATACTTCCCTGCCCTCCATTGCAAAGGATCTTCATGAATCTCCATTAAATATGCAGAATGCGATCATCAGCTACGTTCTGACACTGGCTGTTTTTATGCCAGCAAGTGGTTTTTTGGCAGATAGATTTGGAACAAAAAAGATCTTCATATTTTCCTTGGTTTTATTCAGCCTTGGTTCTTTGTTTTGTTCATTGTCTCAAAATCTCACTCATTTGGTTATTTCAAGGGTAATTCAGGGTGTTGGGGGAAGTTTAATGACTCCGGTTGGAAAACTGGCCCTCATTAAAACATTTGACAAAAGTGAACTTCTTAAAGCCATGAATTTCGCCATTATCCCTGCTCTTATTGGCCCTGTATTAGGTCCACTGGTTGGTGGGTATATGGTAGATTATTTTTCCTGGCACTGGATATTTCTCATTAATATTCCTATGGGTATTCTGGGGATTATTTTAGGCTTAAAATTTATGCCCAATTATAAATCTGATGATGTTGATTTTGATTTGAAAGGCTTCTTAATCTTTGCTGCAGCTTCTCTCCTACTTTCTATTTCATTGGAACTTTTCGGAGATATACAAAATATTACGCCGGTGCTTCTTGTATTTATTTTAGGTTTCCTGTTTCTTTATTATTACTATAAGCATGCAAAAAGAGGAGGCAATCCTATCTTTCCATTAAACTTATTTCAAGTTAGAACCTTCCGTGTTGGAATTGTGGGAAACCTGGCCACCAGACTTGGAATCAGTTCTGTTCCACTACTCCTTCCGTTGATGATACAGATTGCCTATAAACAATCGGCAGTAACTTCGGGATGGATTATTGCTCCAATGGCTTTAACGGCTATATTCGGGAAATCATCGGTTATTAAAATTCTGGACAAATACGGTTATCGACAAACCCTGATGGTGAATACATTTATCATCGGAACCCTGATCTGTCTATTGGCGATTCCTGATATCCACACCTCTTTATATTGGTTTGTCCCTATTATTGCGGTGTTGGGATTCTTTAATTCCATTCAGTTTACCTCCATGAATACAATTTCCATTGCGGATCTTAGAAACTTCCAGACCAGCAGCGGAAATTCTTTAATATCCGTAAATCAGCAGCTTGCCATTGGGTTTGGTATCGCATTCGGATTGATTGTATTAAAATTATTTGAAAATACAGATCTAATTCAGGGCGAGATGCACAATGCTTTCCGATATACATTTCTCACGATAGGAATACTGACTATTTTATCCGGATTTGTCTTTAGAAGACTACATATCTCGGATGGTAAAAATATGAAGTCGAAAGAAGAATAA
- the asnB gene encoding asparagine synthase B, producing the protein MCGIVCLFDAKQKTEVLRPQVLEMSKKIRHRGPDWSGVFQDEKVVFSHERLAIVDPTSGKQPLFTKDKKIVLAVNGEIYNHRELKEEFPEYEFQTQSDCEVILALYQKYGKGFVEKLNGIFAFSLYDTEKDVYLIARDHMGICPLYQGWDKNGNYYVASELKALEGVCKKIETFLPGHLVYSKDGSELQQWYTRDWDSFDHVKDNETDISKIRKGLEDAVHRQLMSDVPYGVLLSGGLDSSVISAITAKFARQRIESGDTQEAWYPRLHSFAVGLVGSPDLVAAQKAAEHIGSVHHEVNFTVQEGLDAVRDVIYHLETYDVTTIRASTPMYLLARVIKSMGIKMVLSGEGSDELFGGYLYFHKAPNAKEFHDETVRKLGKLHLYDCLRANKALMSWGIEGRVPFLDKEFMDIAMTINPKDKMINVSEGKIEKWVLRKAFEDLLPASIAWRQKEQFSDGVGYSWIDTLKEVAEKEVSDEMMTNARFRFPLNTPQNKEEYRYRTIFEEHFPSETAAATVPSVPSVACSTPIALEWDEAFKKMNDPSGRAVKVHETSY; encoded by the coding sequence ATGTGTGGAATTGTATGTCTATTTGACGCCAAGCAGAAAACCGAAGTACTAAGACCCCAGGTTTTGGAAATGTCAAAAAAGATCCGTCACAGAGGACCGGATTGGAGTGGGGTTTTTCAGGATGAAAAAGTAGTGTTCTCTCACGAAAGACTTGCTATTGTAGATCCTACTTCAGGAAAGCAGCCTCTATTTACAAAAGATAAAAAGATCGTACTAGCCGTAAACGGTGAAATCTATAACCATAGAGAACTAAAAGAAGAATTTCCTGAATATGAGTTTCAGACGCAATCTGACTGTGAGGTAATCCTGGCTCTTTATCAAAAGTATGGAAAAGGCTTCGTTGAAAAACTAAACGGAATTTTTGCATTCTCCTTATATGATACTGAAAAAGATGTTTATCTCATTGCCCGTGATCACATGGGAATCTGCCCGTTATATCAGGGATGGGATAAGAACGGAAACTATTATGTAGCTTCTGAGTTGAAAGCACTGGAAGGAGTCTGCAAAAAAATTGAAACTTTTTTACCCGGACATTTGGTTTACAGCAAAGATGGCAGTGAACTACAACAATGGTACACAAGAGACTGGGACAGCTTTGATCATGTAAAAGACAATGAAACTGACATCTCAAAAATAAGAAAAGGTCTTGAAGATGCTGTTCACAGACAATTGATGAGTGATGTCCCTTATGGAGTATTACTTTCCGGAGGCTTAGATTCTTCTGTTATCTCAGCAATTACTGCAAAGTTTGCAAGACAGAGAATTGAAAGTGGAGACACTCAGGAAGCATGGTACCCAAGACTTCACAGTTTTGCTGTAGGATTGGTAGGATCTCCGGACCTTGTTGCTGCCCAAAAAGCAGCAGAGCATATCGGATCTGTTCACCATGAAGTAAACTTTACTGTTCAGGAAGGCTTGGATGCGGTACGAGATGTAATCTATCATTTGGAAACTTATGATGTAACCACCATTAGAGCCTCTACCCCAATGTATCTTTTGGCAAGAGTAATCAAGTCAATGGGAATCAAGATGGTACTTTCCGGAGAGGGTTCAGATGAATTGTTTGGAGGTTATCTATACTTCCACAAAGCGCCTAACGCTAAGGAATTCCATGATGAAACAGTAAGAAAGCTAGGAAAACTTCACCTTTATGATTGTTTAAGAGCCAACAAGGCATTAATGAGCTGGGGAATAGAAGGCAGGGTTCCTTTCCTAGACAAGGAATTCATGGATATTGCCATGACCATTAACCCAAAAGACAAAATGATCAATGTTTCTGAGGGGAAAATTGAAAAATGGGTATTAAGAAAAGCCTTTGAAGATCTTCTTCCCGCATCTATTGCCTGGAGACAAAAAGAGCAGTTTTCAGATGGTGTAGGCTACTCATGGATAGACACTCTAAAAGAGGTTGCAGAGAAAGAGGTTTCTGACGAGATGATGACGAATGCAAGATTCAGATTCCCGCTAAACACACCACAGAACAAGGAGGAATACCGATACAGAACGATTTTTGAAGAGCATTTCCCAAGTGAGACCGCTGCAGCTACGGTTCCATCTGTTCCATCTGTTGCGTGCTCTACTCCTATTGCTTTGGAATGGGATGAAGCATTCAAAAAAATGAACGACCCGAGTGGAAGAGCAGTGAAAGTGCATGAAACATCATACTAA
- a CDS encoding immunoglobulin domain-containing family protein → MAIFLFCLYSAQAKGEYHVISYNGKPLPTVTWQKTDNNLTSYSFFKLENIISVDEHHTTFMYEEIDPTVKVSQKVKISVYGTLQTLY, encoded by the coding sequence TTGGCAATTTTTCTATTCTGCCTGTATTCAGCACAGGCCAAGGGAGAATACCATGTCATTTCTTATAATGGAAAGCCATTACCTACTGTAACTTGGCAGAAAACCGATAATAATCTTACCTCTTATTCATTTTTTAAGCTTGAAAATATCATTTCAGTAGACGAACATCATACTACGTTCATGTATGAAGAAATAGACCCTACCGTCAAAGTTTCACAAAAGGTAAAAATTTCAGTGTATGGAACATTGCAGACGCTTTACTAA
- a CDS encoding RsmB/NOP family class I SAM-dependent RNA methyltransferase, with product MELIHRNLAIGIHDALLETFFEKNKYADKVIERLLKANRKWGSQDRAVVSEIFYNIIRWKKRLEYYMGEGIKPSNIYKLILAYLLWSKTNYKKFEEFDGIKIADILTKLKKNTVPTKAIEHSIPDWLAETLEKELGANWEREMIALNEQAPTVLRSNSLKTTTKELISDLSDEGVVSFSIQNYPDAVQLEEKKNVFLTTAFKEGLFEVQDASSQKIGYFLDVKEGQRVVDACAGAGGKTLHLAALMKNKGQIVALDIFEWKLAELKRRAKRAGAHNIETRMISDNKVIKRLHEKADRLLIDAPCSGLGVLKRNPDSKWKIDQDFIDRIKKEQQQILQDYSKMLKIGGKMVYATCSILPSENNKQVEEFLKNNPGYKMIKDDKVMPSEGYDGFYMALIERIS from the coding sequence ATGGAACTTATTCACAGAAACTTGGCAATCGGAATTCACGATGCCTTACTAGAAACATTTTTTGAAAAAAACAAATATGCCGATAAAGTTATTGAAAGACTTTTGAAAGCAAACAGAAAATGGGGAAGCCAGGACAGAGCCGTTGTTTCTGAGATTTTCTACAATATTATCCGTTGGAAAAAACGCCTTGAGTATTATATGGGTGAAGGGATAAAGCCCAGCAATATTTATAAACTTATCCTTGCTTATCTTCTTTGGAGCAAGACTAATTATAAAAAGTTTGAAGAATTTGACGGAATTAAGATTGCGGACATTCTTACCAAGCTTAAGAAGAATACTGTTCCTACAAAGGCAATAGAACATTCTATTCCAGACTGGTTGGCTGAAACACTAGAAAAAGAACTGGGAGCCAACTGGGAAAGAGAAATGATTGCCCTAAATGAACAGGCACCAACAGTTTTAAGATCCAATTCCTTAAAAACAACTACAAAGGAACTTATTTCTGATCTTTCGGACGAAGGAGTTGTTTCTTTCTCTATCCAAAATTATCCTGACGCAGTACAGCTTGAGGAGAAAAAGAATGTTTTCCTTACTACCGCTTTTAAAGAGGGATTATTTGAAGTTCAGGATGCCTCTTCACAGAAAATCGGGTATTTCCTTGACGTTAAAGAAGGACAGAGAGTTGTAGACGCATGTGCAGGAGCAGGAGGAAAAACTCTTCATTTGGCTGCTTTAATGAAAAATAAAGGTCAGATTGTAGCATTGGATATTTTTGAGTGGAAATTGGCAGAATTGAAGCGTCGTGCAAAAAGAGCCGGTGCTCACAACATTGAAACGCGTATGATTTCCGACAACAAGGTTATTAAACGTCTTCATGAAAAGGCAGACAGACTACTTATTGATGCTCCATGTTCTGGTCTTGGGGTTTTGAAAAGAAATCCGGACAGTAAATGGAAAATTGATCAGGACTTTATCGACAGAATTAAAAAGGAACAACAACAGATTCTTCAGGATTATTCTAAAATGCTGAAAATAGGTGGAAAGATGGTATATGCAACATGTTCTATCCTACCGTCTGAAAACAATAAGCAGGTAGAGGAATTCCTTAAAAATAACCCGGGTTATAAAATGATCAAGGATGATAAAGTAATGCCTAGCGAAGGGTATGACGGATTCTACATGGCATTGATCGAAAGAATTTCTTAA
- a CDS encoding zinc ribbon domain-containing protein YjdM, with product MSDIVLCPKCSSEFTYPSDNMMVCSQCFYEWNPEETASEAASEGKILDSNGNELQDGDSVVVVKDLPVKGAPKPVKAGTKVKNIRLRPGSDHNIDCKIDGFGAMALKSEFVKKA from the coding sequence ATGAGTGATATAGTACTTTGTCCGAAATGTAGTTCCGAGTTTACCTATCCAAGTGATAATATGATGGTGTGCTCTCAGTGCTTCTACGAATGGAATCCTGAGGAAACAGCATCAGAAGCAGCAAGCGAGGGTAAAATATTGGACTCTAACGGAAATGAACTTCAGGATGGTGATTCTGTAGTGGTAGTAAAGGATCTTCCTGTAAAGGGAGCACCAAAACCGGTAAAAGCGGGTACTAAAGTGAAAAATATTCGTTTAAGACCTGGAAGTGATCACAATATCGATTGTAAAATAGATGGCTTCGGAGCAATGGCTTTAAAGTCTGAATTTGTGAAGAAAGCATAA
- a CDS encoding sulfate/molybdate ABC transporter ATP-binding protein yields MLLEINNLFFSHSKEKPLFQNLNLRFEAGRIIALAGESGCGKSTLLGLIYGLLDWESGEIIFDGNKLLGPKGNLVPGEAEMKFVAQNFDLMPYATVAENVGKFISNINLAKKRETVMELLEVVGLQEFADVLPKYLSGGQQQRVAIARALSVLPKLLILDEPFSNLDFPRKIELRERLFRYVKQHQISLIISTHELQDIMPWLDQVVILQNGRLIQNDSPEETYRNPYNVYVAKLFGEVNIFSETEVIDFELSKPTYYPKEIKISETGLEAEILESRFAGNYYWNKIKVRNKELIIYTEEKLNNPVNVSFI; encoded by the coding sequence ATGCTATTAGAAATAAACAATTTATTTTTCTCTCACTCCAAGGAAAAACCCCTGTTTCAAAACCTTAATTTAAGGTTTGAAGCCGGCAGAATTATTGCCCTGGCAGGAGAAAGCGGATGCGGAAAATCAACACTTCTCGGTTTAATCTACGGGCTTCTTGACTGGGAAAGTGGAGAAATAATTTTTGATGGAAACAAGCTTTTGGGCCCCAAAGGAAATCTTGTTCCGGGTGAAGCTGAAATGAAATTTGTAGCACAGAATTTTGACCTGATGCCCTATGCTACCGTTGCCGAAAATGTAGGAAAATTTATTTCAAACATTAATTTAGCAAAAAAAAGAGAAACCGTTATGGAACTTCTGGAAGTGGTAGGCCTTCAGGAGTTTGCTGATGTACTTCCAAAATACTTAAGTGGCGGTCAGCAACAAAGAGTTGCCATTGCCAGAGCACTTTCTGTACTGCCCAAACTTCTTATTTTAGATGAACCATTTAGTAATCTGGATTTCCCGAGAAAAATTGAACTTAGGGAAAGACTTTTCAGATATGTAAAGCAACATCAGATATCTCTTATCATTTCCACTCATGAGCTTCAGGATATCATGCCTTGGCTGGACCAGGTTGTTATTCTTCAAAATGGAAGATTAATTCAGAACGACAGCCCTGAAGAAACCTACCGAAACCCCTACAACGTCTATGTCGCCAAACTATTCGGTGAAGTCAATATTTTCAGTGAAACTGAAGTCATAGATTTTGAACTTTCAAAACCTACATATTATCCTAAAGAAATAAAAATCTCCGAAACCGGTCTGGAAGCAGAAATTCTTGAAAGCAGATTTGCAGGAAACTATTATTGGAATAAAATTAAAGTAAGAAACAAGGAACTGATCATCTATACAGAGGAGAAGCTGAACAACCCTGTGAATGTTTCATTTATTTAG
- a CDS encoding YceI family protein: MRKKLFSLAIPALFIAAVMVSCKKDKPLTSESNEVTTTKDGSQYTLDTLNSKVEWKGYKVFKSENTSHFGNIKFESGDVTVKDGKLESGKFVADMNSLTSVDLKDSPEDMGKLNGHLKSGDFFEVEKFPTASFEITKVTPTTEGDYNTLLDGNLTIKGITKPVQFKANVSVKDGEVSVATEPKDVKREEFGVKFQAPAENGVIKDEVTLQISVKALEKK, encoded by the coding sequence ATGAGAAAAAAACTGTTTTCGTTAGCTATTCCTGCTTTATTTATTGCTGCTGTAATGGTTTCTTGTAAAAAAGATAAACCGCTTACCAGTGAAAGTAATGAGGTGACGACTACCAAGGATGGTAGCCAGTACACTTTGGATACACTAAACAGTAAGGTTGAATGGAAAGGATACAAAGTATTTAAATCTGAAAATACAAGCCATTTTGGAAATATTAAGTTCGAAAGTGGAGATGTTACGGTGAAGGATGGAAAACTTGAAAGCGGTAAATTTGTTGCTGATATGAACTCATTAACTTCTGTGGACTTAAAAGACAGTCCGGAAGATATGGGAAAATTAAACGGTCATCTTAAGAGTGGTGATTTCTTTGAAGTTGAAAAATTTCCAACAGCTTCTTTTGAAATCACAAAGGTTACTCCTACTACCGAAGGTGATTATAATACTCTTTTGGATGGTAACTTAACCATTAAAGGAATTACCAAGCCTGTTCAGTTTAAAGCGAATGTTTCTGTGAAAGATGGAGAAGTAAGCGTTGCTACTGAGCCTAAGGATGTAAAAAGAGAAGAGTTTGGCGTGAAGTTCCAGGCTCCTGCTGAAAACGGTGTGATTAAGGATGAGGTTACTCTTCAGATCAGCGTTAAAGCTTTAGAAAAGAAATAA